The Actinomycetes bacterium genome has a segment encoding these proteins:
- a CDS encoding pentapeptide repeat-containing protein yields TGAKLTDATLTHADLAYAKLTDATLTGASLTGADLSYATLIEANLTGKNLEGADLESATLYRADLTRANLYDANLRGADLTGANLYEANFRRANLTGAILNVADLTGAFVCETAMPDGSINNTNC; encoded by the coding sequence ACCGGCGCGAAACTGACCGACGCGACCCTGACCCACGCGGACCTCGCCTACGCGAAACTGACCGACGCGACCCTGACCGGCGCGAGCCTCACCGGCGCGGACCTCTCCTACGCGACCCTGATCGAAGCAAACCTAACAGGCAAGAACCTGGAAGGCGCGGACCTCGAATCCGCGACCCTGTACCGCGCGGACCTGACCCGCGCGAACCTGTACGACGCGAACCTGCGCGGCGCGGACCTGACCGGTGCGAACCTGTACGAAGCGAACTTCCGTCGGGCGAACCTGACCGGTGCGATCCTGAACGTCGCGGACCTGACCGGGGCGTTCGTCTGCGAAACGGCCATGCCG